One Parasphingorhabdus cellanae genomic region harbors:
- the gor gene encoding glutathione-disulfide reductase — translation MSEYDYDLFVIGAGSGGTRAARVSASYGAKVAVAEEYRVGGTCVIRGCVPKKMLVYGSHFSEELEDGKNFGWTWENAKFDWIKLRDHVLADVDRINNGYTETLNNHGVEILMERAEIVGPHEIKLASGKTVTAKYILIAVGAWPDVAEFPGSEHMLTSNEMFHLEKLPETVIISGGGYIANEFAGIFNGLGSEVFVVNRSDVILRGYDESLRDRLLQIAMTKGINYKFNCTFDKIEKREDGALDVYMDGKSAMRADVVLAATGRRPKIDGLGLENAGVETNDKGAIKVDEYSRTNVDSIYAVGDVTDRVQLTPVAIREGQAFAETVFNDTPKTVDYNCIPSAVFSQPPIASVGLTEGEARTQYGNIKVYSSDFRAMRNAFADRPERSLYKMIVEATNEKILGLHMIGPDAPEILQAAAVAVKAGLTKQAFDDTIALHPSMAEELVLLK, via the coding sequence ATGTCGGAATATGATTATGACCTGTTCGTCATTGGCGCAGGATCAGGCGGAACAAGAGCGGCGCGAGTCTCTGCGTCTTATGGAGCGAAAGTCGCTGTTGCTGAAGAATATCGCGTAGGCGGCACTTGCGTTATCCGTGGCTGTGTACCGAAAAAAATGCTGGTCTATGGCTCTCACTTTTCGGAAGAGCTGGAAGATGGCAAGAATTTTGGATGGACCTGGGAAAATGCTAAATTTGACTGGATCAAATTGCGCGATCATGTGCTTGCAGATGTGGATCGGATTAACAACGGATACACCGAAACACTGAATAATCACGGTGTTGAGATTCTGATGGAACGGGCCGAGATTGTGGGCCCACATGAAATCAAACTTGCCAGCGGCAAGACCGTCACTGCCAAATATATATTGATCGCCGTCGGTGCATGGCCAGATGTTGCGGAGTTTCCTGGAAGCGAACATATGCTGACTTCCAACGAGATGTTCCATTTGGAGAAGCTACCGGAAACCGTGATAATCTCTGGCGGTGGCTATATCGCCAACGAATTTGCTGGAATTTTCAACGGTCTTGGCAGCGAAGTATTTGTTGTCAATCGCTCCGACGTAATCTTGCGGGGATATGACGAGAGCTTGCGGGACCGATTACTACAAATTGCGATGACCAAGGGTATAAACTATAAGTTTAATTGTACGTTCGATAAGATCGAGAAGCGCGAAGATGGCGCTCTGGATGTTTACATGGATGGAAAGTCGGCTATGCGCGCTGACGTCGTATTGGCGGCCACCGGACGGCGTCCAAAAATTGACGGACTTGGTCTGGAAAATGCAGGCGTCGAAACGAACGACAAAGGTGCCATCAAAGTGGATGAATATAGCCGGACCAATGTCGATAGCATCTACGCTGTGGGCGATGTGACAGACCGCGTCCAACTGACCCCTGTTGCCATTCGTGAAGGGCAGGCTTTTGCCGAAACGGTGTTTAACGATACGCCCAAGACAGTCGATTATAACTGCATTCCATCAGCGGTGTTTTCCCAACCGCCTATTGCTTCGGTCGGCCTGACCGAGGGCGAAGCGCGGACGCAATATGGCAATATCAAGGTCTATTCATCGGATTTCCGGGCGATGCGCAACGCCTTTGCTGACCGGCCAGAACGCAGTCTTTATAAAATGATTGTTGAGGCCACGAACGAGAAGATTCTTGGCCTGCATATGATCGGTCCGGATGCGCCGGAAATCCTGCAGGCGGCGGCGGTTGCTGTGAAAGCGGGTTTGACCAAGCAGGCTTTTGACGACACCATTGCCCTGCATCCCAGCATGGCTGAGGAATTGGTCCTGCTCAAATAG
- a CDS encoding acyl-CoA carboxylase subunit beta codes for MSDIIAQLEAKRAEAMLGGGQKRIDSQHAKGKLTARERIEILLDEGSFEEIDMYVEHNCVDFGMEETKIAGDGVVTGSGTINGRLIFVFSQDFTVFGGSLSERHAEKICKILENAMKVGAPVIGINDSGGARIQEGVASLGGYADVFQRNVLASGVVPQLSLIMGPCAGGAVYSPAMTDFIFMVKDSSYMFVTGPDVVKTVTNEIVTQEELGGAVTHTTKTSVADVAYENDIEALLAARDFIDYMPLSNREEVPERPTADPWDRLEDSLDTLVPANANQPYDMHEVIQKMLDEGEFFEIQPAHAGNIICGFGRMEGSTVGVVANQPMVLAGCLDINASKKAARFVRYCDAFNIPIVTLVDVPGFLPGTSQEHNGIIKHGAKLLFAYAEATVPKITIITRKAYGGAYDVMASKHLRGDLNYAWPTAEIAVMGAKGAVEIIFRGKTEEEIAEKTKEYEDRFANPFIAAQKGFVDEVIMPHSTRRRVALGLRKLRNKQLENPWKKHDNIPL; via the coding sequence ATGTCAGACATTATCGCACAATTGGAAGCCAAGCGCGCAGAGGCGATGCTCGGCGGCGGACAGAAACGGATTGATAGCCAGCATGCCAAAGGCAAGCTGACCGCACGCGAACGGATTGAGATCCTTCTTGATGAAGGGTCTTTTGAAGAAATCGATATGTATGTCGAACATAATTGCGTCGATTTCGGGATGGAAGAAACCAAAATTGCCGGCGATGGTGTTGTTACCGGCTCCGGTACGATTAATGGCCGTTTGATTTTTGTATTCTCTCAGGATTTCACCGTCTTCGGCGGCTCACTCAGCGAACGCCATGCAGAGAAAATCTGTAAGATACTGGAAAACGCCATGAAAGTCGGCGCTCCCGTCATTGGCATTAATGACAGCGGCGGAGCGCGTATCCAGGAAGGTGTCGCATCGCTTGGCGGTTATGCCGATGTGTTTCAGCGCAATGTGCTGGCCAGCGGGGTTGTTCCACAGCTCAGCCTGATCATGGGGCCCTGTGCGGGCGGAGCGGTCTACTCACCGGCGATGACAGACTTTATCTTCATGGTGAAGGATAGCAGCTATATGTTCGTGACCGGTCCGGATGTTGTGAAGACGGTCACCAACGAGATTGTAACCCAGGAAGAATTGGGCGGGGCCGTAACCCACACCACCAAGACCAGCGTCGCCGATGTCGCTTATGAAAATGACATCGAAGCGCTGCTCGCGGCGCGCGATTTCATCGATTATATGCCGCTGAGCAATCGGGAAGAAGTGCCCGAGCGACCGACGGCCGATCCATGGGACCGATTGGAAGACAGTCTCGATACACTGGTTCCGGCCAATGCGAACCAACCTTATGACATGCATGAGGTCATTCAAAAAATGTTGGATGAAGGCGAGTTTTTTGAAATTCAGCCAGCCCATGCCGGCAATATCATCTGCGGTTTTGGCCGGATGGAAGGCTCTACCGTTGGCGTGGTCGCCAATCAGCCGATGGTTCTCGCCGGCTGCCTCGACATTAATGCATCCAAGAAAGCTGCACGCTTTGTCCGCTATTGCGATGCGTTTAATATTCCGATTGTCACTCTGGTCGATGTCCCTGGCTTTCTGCCCGGCACATCACAAGAGCATAATGGCATTATCAAACATGGCGCAAAGCTGCTCTTTGCTTATGCCGAGGCAACCGTGCCGAAAATCACGATCATCACCCGCAAAGCTTATGGCGGCGCTTATGACGTCATGGCGTCGAAGCATCTGCGCGGCGACTTGAACTATGCCTGGCCAACCGCTGAAATCGCTGTGATGGGCGCCAAAGGGGCGGTTGAAATCATCTTTCGCGGCAAGACCGAAGAGGAAATTGCCGAGAAAACCAAGGAATATGAAGATCGCTTCGCCAATCCGTTTATCGCGGCGCAAAAAGGGTTTGTGGATGAGGTAATCATGCCGCATTCGACCCGGCGTCGGGTGGCTTTGGGATTACGGAAACTGCGGAACAAGCAGCTCGAAAATCCGTGGAAAAAGCATGACAATATTCCGCTGTGA
- the bioB gene encoding biotin synthase BioB, whose translation MNLDEKASAPAQGYEVRQDWSREEIADLFNLPFDELLFQAATVHRQHHTPGQVQLSTLLSIKTGGCPEDCGYCNQSAHAESGLKAEKLLDVRSVLQTAAQAKDRGSSRFCMGAAWRNPKDRDMPAIIEMVKGVRQMGMETCMTLGMLTKKQSDMLADAGLDYYNHNIDTSPEHYEKVITTRTFGDRLETLENVRTSGINVCSGGIVGMGEAREDRVGFVHALATLPKHPESVPVNALVPVKGTVLGDMLADTPLAKIDDIEFVRTIAVARITMPASMVRLSAGRESMSESTQALCFMAGANSIFTGDKLLTTGNAGDDADEAMFEKLGLVPMEAEQRDNALEAAE comes from the coding sequence ATGAATTTAGACGAAAAAGCTAGTGCACCCGCGCAGGGATACGAAGTCCGTCAAGACTGGTCGCGTGAAGAAATTGCCGACCTGTTCAACCTTCCCTTTGACGAACTGCTGTTCCAGGCCGCCACAGTTCACCGGCAGCATCACACCCCCGGCCAGGTTCAACTGTCCACATTGCTGTCGATCAAAACCGGCGGATGCCCGGAAGACTGCGGCTATTGTAATCAATCTGCCCATGCCGAAAGCGGTCTGAAAGCAGAAAAATTGCTCGATGTACGTTCGGTGTTACAAACAGCAGCGCAAGCGAAAGATCGCGGTTCATCCCGTTTTTGCATGGGTGCCGCGTGGCGCAATCCCAAAGACCGCGACATGCCTGCGATTATCGAAATGGTCAAAGGTGTCCGGCAAATGGGCATGGAAACCTGCATGACGCTGGGCATGTTGACCAAGAAACAATCGGATATGCTCGCCGATGCAGGGCTTGATTATTATAATCATAATATCGACACATCGCCCGAGCATTACGAAAAGGTCATCACAACGCGGACCTTTGGCGATCGTCTCGAAACGCTTGAAAATGTAAGGACGAGCGGGATCAATGTTTGCTCTGGCGGCATTGTCGGCATGGGTGAGGCCCGCGAAGACCGGGTTGGCTTTGTCCATGCGCTCGCGACGCTTCCCAAGCATCCTGAGAGCGTTCCTGTGAATGCGCTGGTTCCTGTAAAGGGTACTGTGCTTGGCGATATGCTTGCCGATACGCCGCTAGCGAAAATCGACGATATCGAGTTTGTGCGCACGATTGCGGTGGCACGGATTACAATGCCTGCCTCGATGGTACGCTTGTCCGCTGGCCGAGAATCGATGTCGGAAAGCACACAGGCGCTTTGCTTTATGGCAGGGGCGAACAGCATCTTTACCGGGGACAAATTGCTGACGACCGGCAATGCGGGTGATGATGCGGATGAGGCGATGTTTGAGAAATTGGGATTGGTCCCGATGGAAGCGGAACAGCGGGATAATGCGCTGGAGGCAGCTGAATAA
- a CDS encoding DUF808 domain-containing protein, whose amino-acid sequence MPTGLVALLDDVAAIAKVAAASIDDISVAAARAGTKSAGVVIDDAAVTPQYVTGFSPARELPMIWKIAKGSIKNKLLFLLPAAVLLGQFAPFLIPIILILGGLFLCYEAAEKVLEWLHVDETTKHEKPAIVEGPGREDEMVSGAIRTDFILSAEIMAIALSEVTDEVWWQQGIILALIGIVITVGVYGVVALIVKMDDVGLHLATENEGFVASFGRGLVAFMPKLLTTISIIGTLAMAWVGGGLLVHNIAAVGWHGPEHLIEVISHPLVGLFPETAQLFASGISFAILSGLLGVAVGAVIAPLVHKIIPHGEAH is encoded by the coding sequence GTGCCAACAGGATTAGTAGCCCTTCTCGACGATGTCGCAGCCATTGCAAAGGTCGCTGCCGCATCGATTGATGATATTAGTGTCGCCGCCGCGCGCGCTGGAACCAAATCTGCTGGTGTCGTTATCGATGATGCCGCCGTCACACCGCAATATGTGACCGGCTTTAGCCCGGCGCGTGAATTGCCGATGATCTGGAAGATCGCCAAGGGATCGATCAAGAACAAGCTTCTGTTCCTGCTGCCCGCAGCCGTTCTGCTGGGTCAGTTTGCACCGTTTCTGATCCCGATCATCCTTATCCTTGGCGGCCTGTTCCTATGTTATGAAGCGGCTGAAAAAGTGCTGGAATGGCTTCATGTCGATGAAACCACCAAGCACGAAAAACCCGCCATTGTCGAAGGCCCTGGCCGCGAAGATGAAATGGTTTCGGGCGCAATCCGCACCGATTTCATTCTGTCTGCTGAGATAATGGCGATCGCTCTGTCCGAGGTTACTGATGAAGTCTGGTGGCAACAGGGCATCATTCTCGCGCTGATCGGCATCGTGATAACGGTGGGTGTCTACGGCGTCGTTGCTTTGATCGTGAAAATGGATGATGTCGGGCTGCATCTCGCGACCGAAAATGAAGGATTTGTCGCATCCTTTGGGCGCGGCTTGGTGGCCTTTATGCCCAAATTGCTGACCACCATTTCGATCATCGGGACACTGGCCATGGCATGGGTCGGTGGCGGCCTGCTGGTGCATAATATCGCAGCGGTTGGCTGGCACGGTCCGGAGCATCTTATTGAAGTCATTTCGCATCCGCTCGTCGGCCTGTTCCCTGAAACGGCCCAGCTATTTGCCAGCGGGATCAGTTTTGCGATATTATCCGGCCTGCTCGGCGTAGCCGTCGGCGCGGTGATCGCGCCACTGGTTCATAAAATCATTCCGCACGGAGAAGCACATTGA
- a CDS encoding enoyl-CoA hydratase-related protein encodes MEFENIKLAIADQVATITLNQPSRLNACSLDMADDIYLALDKLEDARAVIITGEGRAFCAGADLQAKGGDSALSGGQGSYAALNKHYNPLMLKLAKLNIPTITAVNGPAAGVGCSIALASDFAIAGKSAYFLQAFVNIGLVPDGGASWMLTRLVGKARATEMMMLGEKIPCEKAADWGLIYKCVDDAALMDEANALAKRLANGPTVALGVMRQNLAAALESDYSSALLKEAEGQRLAGDSKDAREGAISFLQKRKAEFKGE; translated from the coding sequence ATGGAATTCGAGAATATCAAACTGGCCATTGCCGATCAGGTGGCAACGATCACGCTGAACCAGCCTAGCCGTCTCAACGCTTGTTCCCTGGACATGGCGGATGACATTTATCTGGCGCTCGACAAGCTGGAAGATGCACGCGCGGTCATCATCACCGGTGAAGGCCGTGCCTTTTGTGCAGGTGCCGATCTTCAAGCCAAAGGCGGTGATAGCGCCTTGTCAGGTGGGCAGGGCTCATATGCGGCGCTGAACAAGCATTATAACCCGTTGATGCTGAAACTCGCCAAGCTGAATATTCCGACGATTACCGCGGTCAACGGTCCAGCGGCAGGCGTGGGTTGTTCCATCGCGCTGGCAAGTGATTTTGCCATTGCCGGAAAATCCGCCTATTTCTTGCAGGCCTTCGTCAATATTGGTCTGGTGCCGGACGGCGGAGCCAGCTGGATGCTGACCCGTCTGGTCGGCAAGGCGCGGGCCACTGAAATGATGATGCTTGGCGAAAAAATTCCCTGCGAAAAAGCCGCAGATTGGGGATTAATCTACAAATGCGTGGACGATGCCGCTTTGATGGATGAAGCCAACGCCTTGGCCAAGCGTCTGGCCAATGGACCAACAGTCGCCTTGGGCGTCATGCGTCAAAATCTGGCCGCGGCGCTCGAAAGCGACTATAGTTCGGCTCTGCTCAAGGAAGCCGAAGGCCAGCGACTGGCCGGTGATAGCAAAGATGCACGCGAGGGTGCGATATCCTTCCTGCAAAAACGGAAAGCCGAATTTAAGGGCGAATAA
- a CDS encoding acetyl-CoA carboxylase biotin carboxylase subunit encodes MFNKILIANRGEIACRVIRTAQKMGIKTVAVYSDADARAPHVKMADETVHIGPSPAAESYLIADKIIAACKETGAEAVHPGYGFLSERTSFPEQLAENDIAFIGPPPNAIAAMGDKIESKKLAEKAGVSVVPGHIGEIDDTEHAVEIAGSIGYPVMMKASAGGGGKGMRLAWNEKDVREGFEATKREGLASFGDDRVFIEKFIEQPRHIEIQVLGDKHGNVIYLGERECSIQRRHQKVVEEAPSPFVDPEMRKKMGEQAVALSKAVDYHSAGTVELIVGADKSFYFLEMNTRLQVEHPVTEYITGLDLVEQMIRVAYGEKLPLTQDEVTLTGWAVENRVYAEDPYRNFLPSTGRLVRYNPPEAEEGIRVDDGVAEGGEVSIFYDPMIAKLITYGETRIEAIDRQIDALNRFEIIGPGHNIDFLSALMQHERFREGNITTNFIAEEYPDGFQGAPASDDLLRNLAAIAAFAATAHADRARRIDNQLGQRLQPPSEWEVKIGDSVQQVSVSEDGILVDDQDVDLSVAYTPGDSLILASIGEEPLSVKISKTANGFALNTHGATHKAQVLPAHIAQHAVHMIEKIPPDLSKYLLCPMPGLLVALHVKEGDKVEEGQPLAVVEAMKMENILRAEKNAVVKSVEAAQGDSLAVDAVILELE; translated from the coding sequence ATGTTCAACAAAATCCTGATCGCAAACCGCGGTGAAATTGCTTGCCGGGTCATTCGTACCGCGCAGAAAATGGGCATCAAGACGGTGGCGGTTTATTCCGATGCCGATGCGCGCGCACCGCATGTAAAAATGGCCGATGAAACTGTCCATATCGGCCCTTCTCCCGCTGCTGAATCCTATCTGATCGCTGACAAAATTATCGCGGCCTGTAAAGAAACGGGCGCAGAAGCCGTACATCCTGGCTACGGTTTTCTCTCCGAACGGACCAGTTTTCCCGAGCAATTAGCCGAAAATGATATCGCCTTTATCGGCCCGCCGCCCAATGCCATCGCGGCCATGGGGGACAAGATTGAGTCCAAAAAACTGGCCGAAAAGGCTGGAGTCAGCGTTGTTCCGGGGCATATCGGTGAAATTGACGATACGGAACATGCGGTCGAGATTGCGGGCAGTATTGGCTATCCGGTGATGATGAAAGCCAGTGCGGGTGGCGGCGGCAAGGGCATGCGCCTCGCCTGGAATGAAAAAGATGTCCGCGAAGGCTTTGAAGCGACCAAGCGCGAAGGTCTTGCGAGCTTTGGTGACGACCGTGTGTTTATCGAGAAATTTATCGAGCAACCGCGGCATATCGAAATCCAGGTGCTGGGTGACAAGCATGGCAATGTCATCTATCTCGGCGAACGCGAATGTTCGATCCAGCGGCGCCATCAGAAAGTTGTCGAAGAAGCGCCATCGCCCTTTGTTGATCCCGAGATGCGCAAGAAAATGGGCGAACAGGCGGTCGCTCTTTCCAAAGCGGTGGATTATCACAGCGCCGGTACGGTCGAACTCATCGTCGGTGCGGACAAGAGTTTCTATTTTCTTGAAATGAACACCCGGCTTCAGGTGGAGCATCCGGTAACCGAATATATTACCGGCCTTGATCTGGTCGAACAGATGATCCGCGTTGCTTATGGAGAGAAGCTACCGCTGACGCAGGATGAGGTCACCCTGACAGGTTGGGCGGTTGAAAACCGCGTCTATGCCGAAGATCCTTATCGCAATTTCCTGCCATCCACGGGCCGTCTGGTGCGATATAATCCGCCAGAAGCCGAGGAAGGCATACGCGTGGACGATGGCGTTGCCGAAGGCGGAGAAGTGTCCATCTTCTATGACCCGATGATTGCCAAGCTCATCACCTATGGCGAAACCCGCATCGAAGCGATTGATCGCCAGATTGATGCGCTGAACCGGTTCGAGATTATTGGCCCGGGTCACAATATCGATTTTCTGTCGGCGCTAATGCAGCACGAACGGTTCCGCGAAGGCAATATCACCACCAATTTCATTGCCGAGGAATATCCCGACGGCTTTCAGGGCGCACCGGCCTCGGATGACCTGCTCCGCAATCTTGCTGCCATCGCGGCCTTTGCGGCGACAGCCCATGCTGATCGTGCGCGCCGGATTGACAATCAATTGGGACAGCGTTTGCAGCCACCATCGGAATGGGAAGTCAAGATCGGCGACAGCGTTCAGCAGGTGTCTGTCTCCGAAGACGGCATCTTGGTCGATGATCAAGACGTGGATCTGTCGGTTGCCTACACGCCAGGCGACAGCCTGATATTGGCGAGCATTGGCGAAGAGCCGCTATCTGTGAAAATATCCAAAACCGCTAATGGTTTTGCGCTGAATACGCATGGTGCGACGCATAAGGCCCAGGTCCTGCCGGCTCATATCGCGCAACATGCCGTGCATATGATCGAAAAAATACCGCCGGATCTATCCAAATATCTGCTCTGCCCAATGCCGGGACTATTGGTGGCGCTGCATGTGAAAGAAGGCGACAAGGTCGAGGAAGGCCAGCCTCTTGCGGTTGTCGAGGCGATGAAGATGGAAAATATTCTGCGTGCAGAAAAAAATGCCGTCGTTAAATCTGTTGAGGCGGCACAAGGGGATAGCCTTGCGGTCGATGCAGTGATACTCGAACTCGAATAA
- the scpA gene encoding methylmalonyl-CoA mutase — translation MTDKPTIEDWKALADKEVKGRDLTWETPEGIAVKPLYTADDAGDPGLPGFGPFTRGVKASMYAGRPWTIRQYAGFSTAEESNAFYRRNLAAGQKGLSVAFDLATHRGYDSDHPRVVGDVGKAGVAIDSIEDMKILFDGIPLDTMSVSMTMNGAVIPCLAFYIVAAEEQGVSQDQLAGTIQNDILKEFMVRNTYIYPPAPSMRIISDIIAYTSEHMPKFNSISISGYHMHEAGATAVQELAFTIADGREYAKQAMATGLDIDAFAGRLSFFFGIGMNFFMEVAKLRAARTLWHRVMTNLGAQSERSKMLRTHCQTSGVSLTEQDPYNNVIRTTIEAMAATLGGTQSLHTNALDEAIALPTDFSARIARNTQIVLQEEAGITKVVDPLGGSYYVEALTDELVEKAWEIIERVDAEGGMAKAVADGWPKGMIEEAAAGRQARVDKGDDVIVGVNKYVLEDEDQLETLDIDNAKVRQGQITRLDKMRKERDEDACQAALKAITEGAKADGNMLALAVDAARKRASLGEISDAMEAAFGRYATKPTPVKGIYGAAYEGDPQYALVVDGVDAVSQRLGRKPKILVAKMGQDGHDRGANVVSSAFTDMGFDVISGPLFQTPGETRDLALSENVDAVGASSLAAGHKTLIPELVQMLRDSGRSDIKVFAGGVIPPQDYEFLRKSGVVGIYGPGSNIVECAADILRLLGHNMPPETEEAAE, via the coding sequence ATGACCGATAAACCGACGATAGAAGACTGGAAAGCGCTTGCTGATAAAGAGGTCAAAGGGCGTGATCTGACTTGGGAAACGCCTGAAGGCATTGCTGTCAAACCGCTCTATACAGCGGACGATGCCGGTGACCCGGGACTTCCCGGCTTTGGGCCGTTCACGCGTGGTGTGAAGGCCAGCATGTATGCGGGGCGTCCCTGGACCATCCGTCAATATGCAGGCTTCTCAACGGCCGAAGAATCCAACGCCTTCTATCGTCGCAATCTGGCGGCGGGACAGAAAGGCCTGTCGGTTGCTTTCGACCTCGCGACCCATCGGGGTTATGACAGTGACCATCCCCGCGTAGTCGGCGATGTCGGCAAGGCTGGTGTGGCGATTGACAGCATCGAGGATATGAAAATCCTGTTCGACGGCATTCCGCTCGACACCATGTCGGTTTCGATGACGATGAACGGCGCGGTTATTCCGTGTCTGGCTTTCTACATTGTTGCAGCAGAAGAGCAGGGGGTCTCGCAGGATCAACTCGCCGGCACGATTCAGAACGATATTCTCAAAGAGTTTATGGTTCGCAACACTTATATCTATCCGCCAGCACCTTCCATGCGGATCATCTCGGATATTATTGCCTATACGTCCGAGCATATGCCGAAATTCAACAGCATCTCGATCAGCGGCTATCATATGCATGAAGCCGGTGCGACAGCGGTGCAGGAACTGGCCTTTACCATTGCCGATGGCCGGGAATATGCCAAGCAAGCCATGGCGACAGGCCTCGACATTGACGCATTTGCAGGCCGGCTGAGCTTCTTCTTCGGCATCGGGATGAACTTCTTCATGGAAGTGGCCAAGTTGCGGGCGGCCCGGACCTTGTGGCACCGCGTCATGACCAATCTGGGCGCGCAATCGGAACGGTCCAAGATGCTGCGCACCCATTGCCAGACATCGGGCGTTTCGCTGACCGAGCAGGATCCTTACAATAACGTCATCCGCACAACCATAGAGGCCATGGCCGCAACATTGGGTGGCACCCAGTCACTTCACACCAACGCGCTGGATGAGGCGATTGCGCTGCCGACGGACTTTTCCGCTCGCATTGCCCGCAACACGCAGATTGTTTTGCAGGAAGAGGCCGGCATCACCAAGGTCGTCGATCCGCTGGGTGGCAGCTATTATGTAGAAGCGCTGACCGACGAACTGGTTGAAAAGGCGTGGGAGATTATTGAACGGGTCGACGCCGAAGGCGGCATGGCCAAAGCGGTCGCTGATGGTTGGCCCAAAGGCATGATCGAGGAAGCTGCTGCTGGTCGTCAGGCGCGGGTCGACAAAGGCGATGATGTTATTGTCGGCGTGAACAAATATGTTCTGGAAGACGAGGATCAGCTGGAAACGCTGGATATCGACAACGCAAAAGTACGTCAGGGGCAGATCACGCGGCTCGACAAGATGCGCAAAGAACGGGACGAAGATGCCTGTCAGGCAGCGCTAAAAGCCATTACCGAAGGCGCCAAGGCCGATGGCAATATGCTGGCACTTGCGGTTGATGCTGCTCGCAAGCGCGCCTCTCTCGGGGAAATTTCGGATGCAATGGAAGCGGCATTCGGACGTTATGCGACCAAACCAACGCCAGTGAAGGGCATTTACGGGGCGGCCTATGAAGGCGATCCGCAATATGCGCTGGTTGTCGACGGTGTGGATGCTGTTTCACAACGGCTCGGTCGCAAACCAAAAATCCTTGTCGCCAAAATGGGGCAGGATGGCCATGACCGTGGCGCAAATGTCGTTTCGAGTGCGTTTACCGATATGGGCTTTGACGTGATTTCCGGACCTTTGTTCCAGACACCGGGAGAGACCCGCGATCTGGCTCTGTCAGAAAATGTGGATGCCGTAGGCGCATCCAGTTTGGCCGCTGGTCACAAGACGCTAATTCCCGAATTGGTGCAGATGCTGCGGGATTCCGGGCGCAGCGATATCAAGGTTTTTGCAGGCGGTGTTATCCCGCCTCAAGACTATGAATTCCTCCGTAAATCGGGTGTTGTCGGAATCTATGGACCGGGGAGCAATATTGTGGAATGTGCCGCGGATATATTGCGCCTGTTGGGCCATAATATGCCACCCGAGACCGAGGAAGCCGCTGAATGA
- the mce gene encoding methylmalonyl-CoA epimerase, whose translation MKLGRLNHIGVVTPSIPDSIDHWRDVMGATSICEPFDLPAQGVKVCFVDTPADGPTNGTQIELIEPLGEDSPIHGFLAKNPLGGQHHICFEVPDIHSAKSEFEAMGKRVLGEPRIGAHGTLIFFVHPKDMGGMLTEIMETPKDH comes from the coding sequence TTGAAATTAGGCCGCCTCAATCACATCGGCGTAGTTACTCCCTCTATCCCCGACAGCATCGACCATTGGCGCGATGTTATGGGAGCGACATCCATTTGCGAACCTTTCGACCTTCCCGCGCAAGGCGTGAAGGTCTGTTTTGTCGATACACCAGCAGATGGGCCCACGAATGGCACGCAGATTGAATTGATCGAACCGCTCGGTGAGGATAGTCCGATCCATGGGTTCCTTGCCAAAAACCCGCTTGGCGGACAGCATCATATTTGTTTTGAAGTGCCCGATATTCATTCCGCCAAGTCCGAATTCGAAGCCATGGGCAAGCGCGTCCTGGGCGAACCACGCATTGGCGCGCACGGCACTCTTATCTTTTTTGTGCATCCCAAGGATATGGGCGGGATGCTAACCGAGATTATGGAAACACCAAAGGATCACTGA